A window from Fragaria vesca subsp. vesca linkage group LG5, FraVesHawaii_1.0, whole genome shotgun sequence encodes these proteins:
- the LOC101293494 gene encoding probable galacturonosyltransferase-like 2-like, whose translation MPLESPSLLNPLWFLLFLLTTNAAALTTTKTHVFKEAPKFYNSPTCPSLHNDSTVCSDVAVHVAMTLDAAYLRGSMAAILSVLQHSSCPENVIFHFVAAASTSNSILLTQTLTTSFPYLKFRVYPFGDSAVAGLISTSIRSALDCPLNYARNYLATLLPPCVRRVVYLDSDLVLVDDIAKLAATPLGPYAVLAAPEYCNANFTTYFTPTFWANPTLSLTFEGRDACYFNTGVMVIDLDRWRDGGYTNKIVEWMELQKRMRIYELGSLPPFLLVFAGNIASVDHRWNQHGLGGDNFRGLCRDLHPGPVSLLHWSGKGKPWVRLDTNRPCPLDALWAPYDLLQTPFALES comes from the coding sequence ATGCCTCTGGAATCGCCATCCCTTCTAAACCCGCTTTGGTTCCTCCTCTTCCTCCTAACCACCAATGCCGCCGCTCTAACAACAACAAAAACTCACGTCTTCAAAGAAGCACCCAAGTTCTACAACTCCCCTACCTGCCCTTCCCTCCACAACGACTCCACCGTCTGCTCCGACGTGGCCGTCCACGTCGCCATGACCCTCGACGCTGCCTACCTCCGCGGCTCAATGGCCGCCATCCTCTCCGTCCTCCAACACTCCTCATGCCCTGAAAACGTCATCTTCCATTTCGTCGCCGCAGCTTCTACCTCAAACTCTATACTTCTAACACAAACATTGACCACCTCTTTCCCATACTTGAAATTCCGAGTCTACCCCTTCGGCGACTCCGCCGTGGCGGGGCTGATCTCCACCTCTATAAGGTCCGCCCTAGACTGCCCTCTCAACTACGCGCGCAACTACTTAGCCACTCTCCTCCCGCCATGTGTCCGCCGCGTCGTCTACCTCGACTCCGACCTCGTACTCGTCGACGACATTGCCAAGCTCGCCGCCACACCTCTCGGCCCCTACGCCGTCCTCGCCGCGCCGGAGTACTGCAACGCCAACTTCACCACGTACTTCACACCGACGTTTTGGGCCAACCCGACTCTCTCCTTAACTTTCGAGGGCCGCGACGCTTGTTACTTCAACACCGGCGTCATGGTCATCGACCTCGACCGGTGGCGTGACGGCGGCTACACCAACAAGATCGTTGAGTGGATGGAGCTTCAGAAGCGAATGCGGATCTACGAGCTCGGTTCTTTACCTCCTTTTCTCCTAGTCTTCGCCGGAAACATCGCCTCCGTCGACCACCGGTGGAACCAGCACGGCCTCGGCGGCGACAACTTCCGGGGGCTTTGTCGGGATTTGCACCCCGGTCCGGTGAGCCTGCTTCATTGGAGCGGCAAAGGGAAACCGTGGGTCCGGCTCGACACAAACCGGCCTTGCCCTTTGGATGCGTTGTGGGCCCCGTATGATCTGTTACAGACACCTTTCGCGCTAGAGTCTTAG